The sequence below is a genomic window from Chloroflexota bacterium.
CTTTGGCTACTTCGGAAAGCAGCACCGCCAGTTCCACCCCGCACGGGTTTGGCAGCAGAGGAGCAGTGGAGATGGCATCCAAGGTATGGACGATGGACCGGCGCAGCCTGTCCTCAAACACCGGGTACGTCCCGCAGACCCTCACCCTCTTCGAGGCGGCCGGGTTCGAGAAGCTGATCAAGCCCGGCGACGTGGTGGCTATCAAGCTGCACTGCGGCGAGTGGAACAATTCGGCCTACCTGCGGCCGGTCTATGCCCGGGCGGTGGCCGACGAGGTCAAGCGCCTCGGCGGTCGTCCCTTCGTCTGCGACACGACCACAATGACCTACGGGCCGAAAGCGTCGCGCGTTATCGCCCCGGACCTCATGCTGACCGCCGAGCGCAACGGCTACAACTCGGCCTCGCTGGGCTGCCCGTTCCTCTCCGCCGACGGTTTTAACGGCACCGACGACGTGCGCATTCCCCTGCCCGAGGGCTACATCCTCAACGAGGCCTATGTGGCCAAGGCGATCGCCCTGGCCGACGTGATGATCGCTTTGACGCACTTTAAGGGTCACCCGATGGGGGTGATCGGCGGGGCGGTCAAGAACCTTGGGATCGGCTGCCAGTCCAAGCGCGGCAAATACAACGTGCACATGGGCGGGCACCCCGATTTCGGGTTCCCAGGCGTGGCCGAATGGCACCCGGAGAACGTTACCGAGGGCTTTAAGGAAATGGTCCCCGGGATCTGCATCCACGAGGCCTACTCGCGCCAGAACGGCCACGTCGAATGGCACCCCGAGCGCTGTCGCAGCTGCCTGGGTTGTGCCGGAGCCCAGATGGTTTCCGGCGCCTGGACCAATACCGAGGACAACTACCGCGCGTTCAACGCCGCCTGCGCCGACGCCTGCCTGGCGGTCACCAAGGCGCTCGACGGCAAGATCGCCTACCTGAACCTGGGGCTGGACGTATCGCCCAAGTGCGACTGCCTCGACCACGCCGACCTGCCGGTGACCCCGCACCTGGGGATCTTCGCCAGCTACGATCCGGTGGCGGTCGACACCGCCTGCCTGGACAAAGTGGTCGAACTCCCCGGCATGCCGGGATCGGCGGCCGAGGACTTCGGCGTCGACGCGCCCGGCGACCACAAACTCACCGTGGCCGCCTCGATGGTCCCCGGATCCTCGGAGGAGACCCAGCTGAACACCGGCGTCAAGAACGGACTGGGCACCAAGGACTACGAACTGATCGAAGTGTTCGAATCCGACACCGACCGCTTCGGGTTCTACGACAACCGCCTGGTCGGCGAGCGCTACAAGACGATCTACGCCAAGGAAAACCCCTTCCCGGCCGACCGCCACGGCGGCACCGGTTTCGACCGCAAGCGCCGTTCCGAGATCGACCTTGACGAGGTCGCCGGCCCGCGCGTGACCGCACCGGTCGGACACTCCCACCACGGCCACTAAACAAGGACTCAACACATGATGGTTCCCAAGGGTGTCGAACACCTAACCGAAGCCGCCGAGATCGCCGGTCAGCTCGCTGAAGGCGCCGACGGCGATGAGACCCGGGAACGGCTTACGGCGATGCAGGCAACCCTGCTAGCCATCGCCGATTCGCCGCTGGCCAAGAGCGGGCTGGTCGTGCCCTTGACCGCCCCGGTAAACCGGGGGGCCAAGAAGCTGGCCTCGGTCGGCAACGGCGACGGTTTCGAAGCCGCGCTCGGCCCACTCGAGACGGCGGTCGCCAACCTGGCCAAGAAAGCCGGCGGGGCGGGCAACATCGCGATAACCTGACCCGGTCCCGGCCGGATGGCGTCCCGGCCGGATGGCGTCCCGGCCGGAAGGCCTTCGCGGCCGAGCGGACCGATCGGCCGGGGACCAAACGGGCGCCGGGCGTAAATGGCTGCTGCGCGGTTGGGTTGACTTCGGCAGTCCGGCCGGAGGGTGCGGCCACCCTTCCTGAACGCGCAATTACACTGTGGCAAGCATGGTTGAGTGGATGACCCCGCTGCGGCAGCCAGTGGCGGGGCACGGGAGCTTGTCAAAGATGGCATCCAAGGTATGGACGATGGACCGGCGCAGCCTGTCCTCAAACACCGGGTACGTCCCGCAGACCCTCACCCTCTTCGAGGCGGCCGGGTTCGAGAAGCTGATCAAGCCCGGCGACGTGGTGGCTATCAAGCTGCACTGCGGCGAGTGGAACAATTCGGCCTACCTGCGGCCGGTCTATGCCCGGGCGGTGGCCGACGAGGTCAAGCGCCTCGGCGGTCGTCCCTTCGTCTGCGACACGACCACAATGACCTACGGGCCCGGCGCCTCCCGGGTGATTGCGCCGGACTTGATGACCACTGCCGAGCGCAACGGCTACAACTCGGCCTCGCTGGGCTGCCCGTTCCTCTCCGCTGACGGCTTCAACGGCACCGACGACGTGCGCATCCCCCTGCCCGAGGGCTACATCCTCAACGAGGCTTACGTAGCCAAGGCGATCGCCCTGGCCGACGTGATGATCGCTTTGACGCACTTCAAGGGTCACCCGATGGGGGTGATCGGCGGGGCAGTCAAGAACCTTGGGATCGGCTGCCAGTCCAAGCGCGGCAAGTACAACGTGCACATGGGCGGGCACCCCGATTTCGGGTTCCCGGGGGTTGTCGAGTGGCACCCCGAAAACGTGACCGACGACATCAAAGCCATGGTGCCCGGAATCTGCATCCACGAGGCCTACTCGCGCCAGAACGGCCATGTCGAATGGCACTCCGAGCGCTGCCGCAGCTGTCTTGGCTGCTACGGCAACATGGCCACCGTCGGAGCCTGGACCAACACCGAGGACAATTTGCGCGCGTTCAACGCCGCCTGCGCCGACGCCTGCCTGGCGGTCACCAAGGCGCTCGACGGCAAGATCGCCTACCTGAACCTGGGGCTGGACGTATCGCCCAAGTGCGACTGCCTCGACCACGCCGACCTGCCGGTGACCCCGCACCTGGGGATCTTCGCCGGCT
It includes:
- a CDS encoding DUF362 domain-containing protein encodes the protein MASKVWTMDRRSLSSNTGYVPQTLTLFEAAGFEKLIKPGDVVAIKLHCGEWNNSAYLRPVYARAVADEVKRLGGRPFVCDTTTMTYGPKASRVIAPDLMLTAERNGYNSASLGCPFLSADGFNGTDDVRIPLPEGYILNEAYVAKAIALADVMIALTHFKGHPMGVIGGAVKNLGIGCQSKRGKYNVHMGGHPDFGFPGVAEWHPENVTEGFKEMVPGICIHEAYSRQNGHVEWHPERCRSCLGCAGAQMVSGAWTNTEDNYRAFNAACADACLAVTKALDGKIAYLNLGLDVSPKCDCLDHADLPVTPHLGIFASYDPVAVDTACLDKVVELPGMPGSAAEDFGVDAPGDHKLTVAASMVPGSSEETQLNTGVKNGLGTKDYELIEVFESDTDRFGFYDNRLVGERYKTIYAKENPFPADRHGGTGFDRKRRSEIDLDEVAGPRVTAPVGHSHHGH
- a CDS encoding DUF362 domain-containing protein → MASMVEWMTPLRQPVAGHGSLSKMASKVWTMDRRSLSSNTGYVPQTLTLFEAAGFEKLIKPGDVVAIKLHCGEWNNSAYLRPVYARAVADEVKRLGGRPFVCDTTTMTYGPGASRVIAPDLMTTAERNGYNSASLGCPFLSADGFNGTDDVRIPLPEGYILNEAYVAKAIALADVMIALTHFKGHPMGVIGGAVKNLGIGCQSKRGKYNVHMGGHPDFGFPGVVEWHPENVTDDIKAMVPGICIHEAYSRQNGHVEWHSERCRSCLGCYGNMATVGAWTNTEDNLRAFNAACADACLAVTKALDGKIAYLNLGLDVSPKCDCLDHADLPVTPHLGIFAGYDPVAIDTACLDKVVELPGMPGSSAEDFGVEAPGDRKLEMAASMVPGSSEETQLNTGVKNGLGTKDYELIEVPESDTDRFGFYDNRLVGIRYKSIYAKENPFPADRHGGTGFDRKRRSEIDLDEVAGPRVTEPAGHAHHHH